In Mus musculus strain C57BL/6J chromosome 14, GRCm38.p6 C57BL/6J, the following are encoded in one genomic region:
- the Olfr1512 gene encoding olfactory receptor 1512, translating into MERINYTVLTEFILTGVPHPPRLRTFLFVFFLLIYILTQLGNALILITVCADTQLHARPMYIFLGALSVIDMGISTIIVPRLMMNFTPGIKPIPFGGCVAQLYFYHFLGSSQCFLYTTMAYDRYLAICQPLRYPVLMSAKLSILLVAGAWVAGSIHGAIQAILTFRLPYCGPNQVDYFFCDIPAVLKLACADTTVNELVTFVDIGVVVASCFSLILLSYIYIIRAILRIRTADGRRRAFSTCGAHVTIVTVYYVPCAFIYLRPDSHSILDGAAALFPTAITPFLNPLIYTLRNQEVKLALRRMVGSQSTKSEV; encoded by the coding sequence ATGGAAAGAATCAACTACACAGTCTTGACTGAGTTCATCCTCACAGGGGTCCCCCACCCTCCCAGGCTGAGGACATTCCTGTTTGTGTTCTTTTTGCTGATCTACATCCTGACTCAGCTGGGGAACGCGCTCATCCTGATCACCGTCTGCGCCGACACGCAGCTCCATGCGCGCCCCATGTACATCTTCCTTGGTGCTCTCTCCGTCATCGACATGGGCATCTCTACCATCATCGTCCCCCGCCTCATGATGAACTTCACTCCAGGCATTAAGCCCATCCCATTTGGGGGATGTGTGGCTCAGCTTTATTTCTACCACTTTCTGGGAAGTTCCCAGTGTTTCCTATACACCACTATGGCCTATGACAGGTACCTGGCCATATGCCAACCCCTGCGTTACCCAGTCCTCATGTCTGCTAAGTTGAGTATCTTGCTGGTGGCTGGAGCTTGGGTGGCTGGCTCAATCCACGGAGCAATCCAAGCCATCCTAACCTTCCGCTTGCCCTACTGTGGTCCCAATCAGGTAGATTACTTCTTCTGTGACATTCCTGCAGTGCTGAAGCTAGCCTGTGCAGATACCACAGTCAATGAGTTGGTGACCTTTGTGGACATTGGAGTGGTGGTTGCCAGTTGCTTCTCTCTGATCCTTCTTTCCTACATCTATATCATTCGGGCCATCCTGAGAATCCGCACAGCTGATGGGAGGCGAAGGGCCTTCTCAACATGTGGAGCTCATGTGACTATTGTTACTGTGTACTATGTGCCCTGTGCCTTCATCTACCTTCGACCTGACAGCCACAGCATCCTGGATGGGGCGGCTGCTCTCTTCCCCACAGCCATCACACCTTTCCTCAATCCCCTCATCTACACCCTGAGGAACCAGGAGGTGAAGTTAGCCTTGAGGAGAATGGTAGGAAGTCAAAGCACTAAGAGTGAGGTCTGA